The DNA region TACTGctctgaaagaaaatgaaatattttttaacaGTGGTTATCACTGTGGTAACAGTGCTAACACTTCATCTTACAGTATCATCTCTGCTTTGCACTTGTTGTTGAAATTGCCCGTCAGTCAGACGTGTGGCAGAATCTGTGAAGgctttctccttttcttgttgaagctgcactaatcaatgtttttaaattaactATGGATCAAATCGCTtgtgtgaaaggtgtcgctcatagtgacgaacccacagagaattatctcTCTGCAGCACTACAGAACTTTTTTGCTCCTCGTTGTGGTTTTAAGGCACATTTACTTTATGATTTAAAGTAATAGCTAACACTGAGCTGTGTGGCTGCGGATTGGTTGTTCTCAGGATGTACTATTTTATAgcaaactgaaaaatgaaatgtatgcactattgttttttctctttataCTCCTCTATGACAGGTaaatgcagcagtgtgtgtgtgtgtgtgtgtgtgtgtgtgtgtgtgtgtgtgcgtgtgtgtgtgttttgtccctGTAGGAGGCAGAATGTGCCTTTGTATTGCTGCTGATGGCGACGTACTGGGTGACAGAGGTGATTCCTCTGTCCATGACCGCCATGCTCCCCGCCATCCTCTTCCCCACGTTTGGCATCATGAAGTCCTCGGACGTGAGTCCATCTGTCTGTTAGCAGGCCAAGCTATTCttcaacatgaaagaaaaattaAGTTTTAAGAAGTTGCTGTTCTAAATCCCTCCTCATGATTTGTTTTACTAACGAAGACGAACAAAGAAACTGATAATTAACCTACATTCTACACAATATTTAGTTAAATTAATATTCCTTACACCAGCAGCGTGAGACAATAGCTGACTGGGAGCAGGACTAACCTAAGGTAcaaagttagctagtttagctaGGTAGCCTCCGACCGTTAGCTAACCCTGATGCTAGCTTTGAtaatgacagaaacagattCATTAAACGATAAATTAAAGCACTGTTAAATTAGGAAAAATATTTGATACTTAAAATATCCCAATCTTCCTAAGTTTGTTAAAATTAATAATGGCTGTTTTTAAGTAACTATTGAATATTTACAACGTACGTTTTGttctttattgtattgtatttcctCAGTGTTACCGGGCAACAAGTGAATGTAAACTACAAATTTACATTAGAAACTGGACTAAAATTTCCTTGTATTACTCTCTGAATTACTTTCTTattcctccctctgtgtttctcatCCAGGTGGCAAAGGAGTACTTTAAAGACTTTCACTTCTTGCTGGTGGGCGTCACCTGCCTCGCCACATCCATCGAGAAGTGGGGTCTCCATCGCAGGATCGCCTTGAGGCTCGTCACCATGGTGGGAGTCAACCCTGCATGGTGAGCGCCACCCTTCTCTGCTGGCTCgtcattttaatgtgtgttagTGGATGGTGGTGGCTGGGGTTTAGAAAGTAAATATGACAGTGTGAGGTGTTTCTAGATGTTCCTGCTCCGACCACCATGCTGTCGTCTCCAGGTTGATGTTGGGCTTCATGTCCGGCTGTGCATTCCTCTCCATGTGGGTCCAAAACACTTCggctgttaccatggtgatgcCCATCGTGGAGGCTGTCCTCCAGCAGATCCTGAGAGCCCAGGAAGGGGTGTGTGTCGGTGAAGACAACCCCAACCTGCAGCTGGATGGTACCTGGATTTACGTTTAATTCTGTGTTTATACCGGGGAATGTGGGgaatcaacacatttttaaacaaaaaactcTTACCTTCTGGATAATCAATTTATTAACCACTTATTAAGCATTTAGTAATGGCGACAGTGGAAGTTGCAATATTAccaaatggaaaatatgaataatggCCAAGGGGATTTTTCTCAACCTGGCAACTTAAAATGTTATGTTCTTATTTATGGCGGTATGATTGATCTAATAAAGTATTAGTTACAACTTGCAAATCGGTACTGAAACTCCGGTATCATATCGGCACGAGTATCGAAACATTTCAAAGGATACCCTTTTTTTCAACTTGTCCATCACTGATGGCAAGTAAGctatggttagggttagacaaCCAATAAGGTTTGGGACGTGGTTGTACTGCAGTTAAAAGGTGAAGTTGCACGTATTTGCACTGCAGATTAATCCAATATAAATGTGATCCGTAGGATACAGAGCTGGTTTATTTCCATTCAAACACAAagcaattcaaagtgttttgaataaagcagaaagaggaagaaatgcatcaaaacaatatttaaaaaaacacaaccaggaGGAAAGTAAAATCACTGAAAGCAGAATAAAATGGAATTAGAAGTGGAAGTAGAATTGTTGTCAAGAAACCAACATCAACAGTCATAAAGTAGATGACAAACAACATTAATCGATGAACACGAGCAAAAACTGTAGTCAAAGTCACACAATGTTCTGAAGAGTTAGAAAAGTCAGAATTATCTGATCATGCTTCATGTTGGGAGCAGAGCATCACAGGCGCACAGGGAGGTAATTTCCACCATTTTCTGTTAATTGCCATAAAAATGACCTCTTAGAATTCTAGGTTCTTGTCATCGCAGTACATCCAGTATACATTAATACTAtattcctctgtctctcagtgacAAGAAGCATCCAGATGTTCATGAGGAGACCTTCACATGTGTTGAGATCCAGACAGAGTCACAGCCTGTTGCATCTCAGGTACAAAAACCAACAGTACCACTTTTATAATATTACTGTTACTACTGCTGATACTGctgatactactactataaGTACTGCTACAGtttttactactactgctgctaccaTTATTACTGCTGTTGTTACTGTTACTTTTGTTACTGCCATTGCTACAACcactactacagtactactgctGATTCTGCAACTGCTGTTACTAGTACTATCACTGCTACTGTAACTACTGTACTACTGctactgatactagtactgccACTGCTATTGCTAAGCTTATTTTACCGCTGTTACTGCCACTAGTGCTACTACTGTTGTTGTTACTGCTACTGTTTCTGATACTGCTACTAATACTGGTACtgtactgctactgctactactaatGCTACCACAGCTACTGCTATTTCTACTACTGGTACTACTGCTTCTGTTTTTACTTCTGCTACTGCTGTATATACTACTAATATTAGTGCCACCCCTACTACTATTAGAGGAAATGTTATAATTATTAGTGGTCCTATAAAGATATTGCTACTAAAGCTAACTAATCCTATTATTTTACTCCTTTTAATTCCACCGTTACTACTGATGATACAACTATCACTACAACTTGTACTTCAACCACTACTCGTCCTGCTACTATCAGTACTACCACTACTGATGTCGCTTCTCAGGGGTCATTTCTCCTTTGGTGTTGTCTTGCAGGATGCTGTGTGTCAGCCTGAAGCTCCCAGCAGGAGTAAGCAGGACCTGATGATGTGTAAAGCCATGTGCATCAGCGTTGCCTACTCCTCCAACATCGGAGGCATCACCACGCTGCCCGGCACCTCGCCCAACCTCATCTTCTCGGAGTACCTCAACCAGTGAGTGGCGCGCCAGACATGCTCAGTGAATGTGTATAGAGTCAGAGACACGGAGACATGACATATAAAATGaaggaaatgacaaaacagaaaatcctgTGAAAGGCATTTGAAGCAGcacataaaatgaataaaaaataagtcAATCTGTGAAAGGGTTGGTATTTGCTAAATATAAAACTGCAATTTAAAATTCCCCTGTGACgaatgtttgtttaattcagtCGTCTGGACAGTATTGAATTAAAGAACCAAAAACAAAGGATACTAAGCTTCTctgtgcatttaaaaaaatgcaattaaatcCTCAAACACTGTCCTTAAATTCAGGATTTACCCAAACTGCAACTGCATTAACTTCGGGAACTGGCTCCTGTTGTGCCTGCCCATCAGTGTTatcatgctgctgctgacatggATATGGCTGTACTGGCTCTTCATTGGCTCAGAGTGAGTGTCAACACACCATTTGCTCCGCTGATCACCTcctatctgtgtttttattccaacTAACCTGTGTGCGTCATGCAGTTCCTACCTTTCCTCTTTACTTCAGTTCTGATTCATTATTAAAACTATTATCACAGTTTCCATATCAAATTTTTAAGACACAGTGCGGTCCAAGGCCATTATGATGTACTATTTGCGATGGCTAGTATCACCCAGATTTTAAGAACTTTAAATTGACAGTTGAGGTTTTCCaactttaaaaatgataaaagtttTGAGATGGATAGAGCGCAATAAGTTCactgaaattgttttttgacattttttaagatTGCTTAAAGTCAGACATTGAATATCTGTCTCCGTCTTGATTGAGGTTGGTGGATTGTgtaaacaatatatacatatatatagtgGTTTCTTAGCTAAATTGAATTTTAATATCAGTTTGACTTGAAAGAATAAGCTGTAAATTGTTCAAAAATAACATTCAAAGACTCTGAATATGTGAATGACTCAGTATGGATTTGATAAATGTTTGATATAATCTCAGAACTCCACGATACctgctttcatttcaacacaatCATCTGAGGCTGAGGCCTGAGtgtaatgctaatgttagcattagcagtgtGATAGTGTCAGACAGGTTAAATATGAGCGCCCCTGAcctctgcacatgctcagtaaTCTTTTCATTAGCCAGTCAGCGCCGTGTGCTCTCGATGTGCTTTTAACCATCACAGTCAATCATTTGGTTCACGGAGAGCATTTCTTTGTCGGCTATCAATAATAtaatctgtctgtgtgcactgaacacacacacacacacacacacacacacacacacacacacacacacacacacagcttcaggTTCCTGTGGCGATGTGGAGGagagcagcgagagagagacagagctgcaAGAAAAGTGATAGAAGACGAGTGCAGGTTGCTGGGACCCATGAGGTGatcactcactcattcattcatttactcactcattcatttattcagttttatgttcattcactcattcatttattcaatcTGTCATTTGCGCATTTATTCAGTTGtatattcattcatccatttattcattccttcattcatttagtTATATCCatctgttcattcattcattcatgcatttattcagTTATACTGTAAACTCCTTCATTCATGACTTTATTCAATCTGTCatatgttcattcattcacccattcagTTATGTcttaaatcattcattcatttatttagtcaGTTGTATGTtcattaattgattcatttttttcatttatctgttcattcattttttatgatTCATCCATCACATTGATTCACTGAGTTAGTTATTATTCCATGTACCCATCTTTACATGTACTCATCCACCATTTCATTactcatccattcattcattccctcATTCGTATTTCCCTCCCTCCAGTTCTCAGGAGATCGTCACTGGGGTGGTTTTCCTGGTGATGGTGTTGTTGTGGCTGACCAGATCTCCAGGTTTCATGCTGGGCTGGGCTTCTCTCTTCCCTCAGTGAGTCACATTCCTTTTCCTTGtttcactgtagtttatttggactCCCACATACACCGATCTGCTGCCACAAATACTTACTGGAACACctaatgtggattaatccgccactgaaaatagtccccaacaaatgcactatttcctcctgtttaagTAATGTTCcctaaaaactacagtggccagctgttttagtaaattactgagccttgtttaaaatgaaattttacatttttttgctgtttttaaatatcTGCATCTTCAGttggaaccaatgggcttgggaTCGAGcgccacagacagggtagggcAGTCAGAAAGTATATAGAAGCTCCCAGTTGATCAGTTTTTCCTGTTCTTGTCTTGGCCAGTCACTCGAGCTACATCACTGACGCCACCGTGGCTCTGCTGCTgggcctcctcttcttcctcatacCTACCTATGGACCCTCCAGAAAATACGGTGAATACACAAGACATTACAATTTAGCTGTGACTGATAGGTTAGTCTACTGTAACATTCACATCAGCAGGTAACCAGATGTGGAATGTAGCTATGTACATTTATAcctccactacaattcagagtAAAGTATTGTACTTCTTACTCCACCACAGCTGTGTATTATGTCTGATTTTACCTTcacttaataataaaaatataatcaagAATATTCTGATCAtctgtttttcagcagctgttCCAGTTGTTAGCCTGTGTTAATTCTGTCGAGAGAcggtttttgtctttctctaaaGATGTGAGCAGACGtttttaactctctctctccagaggcCATGATCTCCTGGAAGGAGTTCCAGGCCTCCATGCCGTGGAAAGTGGCCCTGCTGGTTGGTGGAGGCTTCGCACTCGCTGAAGGCACAAAGGTGTGAAGCATAAAGTCTGTACATTCACCATAGCTTCTTCCTATAGAAATAGCAGACTTAATTAGATTGAAGAAGGAAGAAACACGGACTTTCTTGAAATTTAAAGTTCACTCTTTGGAAAGTTGCTCtttactttcttgctgagagttagatgagaagatcaataccacgtTCATGgaactacagccagcagccggttagcatAGCTTATCACAAAGATAAtcagttagcctggctctatccaaaggtaaacatatccacctaccagcactgctaaagatcactaattaacatgttatatcctgtttgtttaatccatacaaatgCTAAAGTGTAAAACAACATGTTATGGTTGTACAGGACTACTTCTTGGTCAAGAGCAGTTACTTCCTATATAACCCGCTGTAAAACCACCGTGAGATAATCTTAGCATTATTGAAGCTttaaacaatctcacctcaggATCCATTTAGTAGCTCCcctggagctttcgatcacaTCACACAATCCTTATTAGCAGAGGGAGTTTGCTTATTGTAATGAAACtgcagatgttcaaatttccttctttttttctgagcacgTTAAGGACTTGTGTTATTTTACAGTTCATTCTTGTCCCTGTTTACAAActgaacagacaaaataaaagatagGATGACAGAAATAACACAAGAAATGGGATGTGAGATGagacataataaaaataattgtataaaataaataccGCAAAGAAATATATACGACAAAAGACCCTGAAGGGCACAACACAAGTTTATCTAAACGCCAGTCTGtaagaatttgtttttattagagACTTTAAAGACACCTGTGAGGTCATACTGGCCTGTTCAGGTAGATTGTGGTAAAAACCCAGACACCCTCGATGAAAAAGCACAGCTGCCAAGACACACTAGGCAAAGATATGCACTCTGATATGACTCATAAGGAATGAAAGGAACTTTAATGAAACCTGATTCCTTGAACGCACCGATCCAGTCCAGTCAGTCTCTGCCAACAATcacatcacaacatcacaacattttctcacttaacACTTCACAGCAAAGTGCTGTGAAGGCACTTTGTTTAGTtatctgctgaggttttgagatatcgCCCTCTGAACATTCAAAAGCAACGTGTCTTTtcctctggataatccacagagcATACATACCActagagggaagagagggaataTGTCCTCTGGtagtttgggtgaactgaccttCTAATCATCTAAAACCAGGCAGAAACATACGTTAAAGCTGGTAGCTTGCTGATTCGTCAGTcatcatgatgtgtgtgtgtgtgtgtgtgtgtgtgtgtgtgtgtgtgtgtgtgtgtgtgtgtgtgtgtgtgtgtgtgcaggagtcGGGCCTGTCTTTGTGGGTGGCCGAGCTGCTGACACCTCTGGGTGATCTTCCAGTCTTGGCCACGATCACAGTCGCCTGCATCATCGTCACCACGGTAACAGAGGTGGCCAGCAACGCCGCCACCATCACCATCTTCCtccccatcctctctcctctggtaggttcattttgtacaaacacaaactgtgtttttggtttttaattctttttaatACCTTCAGTCACTAGCCAACAGTGGAGTTTCTAATCTCATGACTGAGATGACCGTTTCAGCCTTGATGTTAAATTTTGAATGAATTCATGTATCTTGGGCTGTAGGTAATGACACAAAGAGttaggcaaaaagaaaaaagaagcaacaaaaaaaagcacaattaCTCCCAACAAAAGCGTAAAGCTTACTATGCCTGCCATTCTTACAATGTACAACCTATTCAACATTAAAAAGTAACATCACAATAATTTTATCCCTACCATACTAATACCGACGTGCCATTCAAGTTTTTATATGAATCcatacattattttaaaatgtatatacagATAAACAGCATTACACTGCAGAAGTGATTTGAAGTTTTTCTTGACCTGGTGAGTGTGGTGTCCTTTTAGCAAACAGAGCATAATGGGCCATCTAGCTAACTTTTGGAAGCTAACTAGCTAGGTTTTCTAACTTCTCCAGGGACAAAGGTGGAAATAAGTCCAGGACTTTATCCTTCCATCCCCCAAAGTttgatgtgttgtattttattaatacattacaATGTTGTCAATAAACCCCACTATTTTCTCGTGTtcgttgtttgtttgttttttcagtagGTGTGAAATATGAATGGACGATTGTTGTTTGCAGTGTTCAAACtattgtgtgtgaaagacagatGGACCAATGACAATCCCACTTTGAtcactgttgttgttaaatGACGGAGCAGTTACgggtatttgtgtttgtgtgattcgTCTTTCTTCAGGCTGAGGCCATCCACGTCAACCCACTGTACGTCCTGATCCCCACCACCCTGTGCACATCCTTTTCCTTCCTGCTTCCAGTATCCAACCCCCCCAACGCCGTCGTGTTCGCCTATGGACACATCAACATCATGGACATGGTAAGTCCTGTAGtgtaaacagagaaacaaaaagcagttaTAATTTACGCCTTCATGAACTCTATACAGGTTGCAATGCAAAACATTCAGTA from Enoplosus armatus isolate fEnoArm2 chromosome 6, fEnoArm2.hap1, whole genome shotgun sequence includes:
- the slc13a1 gene encoding solute carrier family 13 member 1; the encoded protein is MRLSRALRNYRSVALIVLTPLLLLPLPLVIGTKEAECAFVLLLMATYWVTEVIPLSMTAMLPAILFPTFGIMKSSDVAKEYFKDFHFLLVGVTCLATSIEKWGLHRRIALRLVTMVGVNPAWLMLGFMSGCAFLSMWVQNTSAVTMVMPIVEAVLQQILRAQEGVCVGEDNPNLQLDETNINSHKVDESLSDKKHPDVHEETFTCVEIQTESQPVASQDAVCQPEAPSRSKQDLMMCKAMCISVAYSSNIGGITTLPGTSPNLIFSEYLNQIYPNCNCINFGNWLLLCLPISVIMLLLTWIWLYWLFIGSDFRFLWRCGGEQRERDRAARKVIEDECRLLGPMSSQEIVTGVVFLVMVLLWLTRSPGFMLGWASLFPHHSSYITDATVALLLGLLFFLIPTYGPSRKYEAMISWKEFQASMPWKVALLVGGGFALAEGTKESGLSLWVAELLTPLGDLPVLATITVACIIVTTVTEVASNAATITIFLPILSPLAEAIHVNPLYVLIPTTLCTSFSFLLPVSNPPNAVVFAYGHINIMDMVKAGLGVNVIGVLAVLLAVATWGVPLFSLNTYPDWALVLPGYNSTMP